The sequence AGGACTGGTCGCACGTGACCGCCCTGCCAGCGTGCTGCTGATTCAGGCCGGCGTCCAAGGTGTCGCCGCGCCGGTAACCGCGGCGGCGCTGGGCGGACTGGTCGGAGCGGCACTGTGTTTCGGCGGTCGGAGTCTCGTGGCGTCGAGCGTGCTGGTGACCCTGGCGCTCTACGCCGTGCTCGGCGTCACGGAAGTCGCCCCGGCATTGGAGGGGCTCCATCTCGGTGCCCACCTGATGATCACCGTTCTCGCCGTGCTCGCGCTGCGAATCGGATTGCAGTACTGCCTACTCAATGAGGGACGGGATGCGGCGCGAAGCACGCGTTGGGGCGATGCACCGGTGCGCCAGGCCGATACCGGTCGGCTCTTCACGGCCTTGGCTGCGGGCCTCGTGGTTGCGGTTGCGGCCGGTGTGACCGCGTCGGTTCTGGCGACACCACTGCGTCCGCGGTACACCTGCCCGCCCGATTGCGGGCGTCCGCCGATCGGAGCGCCGATCGACGCGAACCCGCGGTTCGTCGCCGATGGCGGTGAGTTTTCAGTGCAGTACCCGGGCCCGGGGTCGCTGTACAAGGCCACGCTGTACCCGGACTGGGTCGCGTTGGAGTATGCCGGGGGCGACACCGGAACCCTCGATCTGTGGGGCGAGCCTGCCGAAAAGCGCACGGCCAAGCAGGTCATCGACCAGATGATCGCCGAGTACTACCCGGACGCCACGCTTCACTACGAGATCCCCAATGCGATGGTCGGTTACGAGCTGGGATACGGCGGCGTATTCGACCAGTACCCGCAGGATTCCAGCGGCACGTTCACCCGTCTCCGGTTGGTCGCGCTCAGCGCGATCCAGAACGACTATGCGCTGGTGGCGCTGGCGGTCGGTCCGTACCACGAATTCACGCCGGATTTCGGGACCGGTCACCCGTCGGGGGCCAACCTCGCTCTCGCCCTCGATATGGGCAAGTACGTCAACAGCTTTCGCTGGGTCATTGGTCCTGCTGCGTGAGCGGCTAGGCGGCGGTGAACGTGACGGGCATCGAGTGGATTCCGTTCATCAGGTTCGACCGCACCCGCTCGACGGGACCGGCGAGTTCGAGGTCCGTCAAGCGGGCCAGCACCTCGGGAATGATCGCGCTCGCCTCGACGCGCGCCAGGTTGGCGCCGAGGCAGAAATGAGTTCCGCCGCCGCCGAACGCGAGGTGAGGATTCGGAGCGCGGCCGATGTCGAAGCGGTCGGGATCGTCGAAGTGGTTCTCGTCGCGGTTGGCGGACGGATAGAACATCGCCGCCCGATCGCCTGCCTTCACCGGGATCCCACCCAACTCGCTGTCTCTCGTCGCCGTGCGGACAAACGCCGTGACCGGGGTGGTGAAGCGCAGCATCTCCTCGATGGCGGTCGGCAGCAGCGAGGGGTCGGCGACAAGGCGCGCCCGTTCGGCGGGGTGCTCCATCAGCGCGAGGATGCCCGACGCGACGAGGTTGCGCGTCGTGTCTCCGCCGGCGTTGATAAGGAGGAGGAAGAACATGTTGAACTCGAGATCGCTGAGGCGCTCGCCGTCGACCTCTGCGTTCAACAAGGCAGTGGCGATGTCGTCGCCGGGATTCGCCCGCTTTCGCTCCGCGAGCTCGGTGCCGTACTGAAACATCTGCAGCTGCGCTTCGATCACCTGCGTCTGCACGGCGTCGCCGACGGCACCCGAGTTCATGATCTCGGTCAGCTCGTAGAGCCGTCGGCCGTCCTCCAGCGGTATGCCGAGAAGTTCGGCGATCACGTAGGAGGGCAGTGCGCCTGCGACGTCGTTGACGAAATCGCACTCGCCGCGCTCGGCGACGTTGTCGACGATCTGGCGGGCCATGTCCGCGACGTGATCGTTGAGGCGTGCGACCCGTCGCGGGGTGAAGCCCTTGCTGACAAGCGCGCGGAGCTGGGTGTGACGAGGCGGGTCCATCGTCAGCAGCATC is a genomic window of Mycobacterium sp. ITM-2016-00318 containing:
- a CDS encoding cytochrome P450 translates to MPLDAFSELRRCAPVAWHPYKDGPGFLALTGYDEILAVSRDSATWSSQTAGVFFDLLGEHEEFQLSLMLLTMDPPRHTQLRALVSKGFTPRRVARLNDHVADMARQIVDNVAERGECDFVNDVAGALPSYVIAELLGIPLEDGRRLYELTEIMNSGAVGDAVQTQVIEAQLQMFQYGTELAERKRANPGDDIATALLNAEVDGERLSDLEFNMFFLLLINAGGDTTRNLVASGILALMEHPAERARLVADPSLLPTAIEEMLRFTTPVTAFVRTATRDSELGGIPVKAGDRAAMFYPSANRDENHFDDPDRFDIGRAPNPHLAFGGGGTHFCLGANLARVEASAIIPEVLARLTDLELAGPVERVRSNLMNGIHSMPVTFTAA
- a CDS encoding zinc ribbon domain-containing protein translates to MTEGPLARLRVEAYVPAPDEPVVRLSVASSLFPLLSQRSRAAFRAGLAVIFLLLVILGLLRWQAPMIAISALALPLIFLLYLYETDRHHVSMFRVLVPTALLGIGLGVCWASATGSLVSAFYDVSPADRESRRLAVLAGIGVPVGGAILMLVPVLVMRFARPTRDSLHGFVIGSLGAICFTAAATLVRLAPQFATGLVARDRPASVLLIQAGVQGVAAPVTAAALGGLVGAALCFGGRSLVASSVLVTLALYAVLGVTEVAPALEGLHLGAHLMITVLAVLALRIGLQYCLLNEGRDAARSTRWGDAPVRQADTGRLFTALAAGLVVAVAAGVTASVLATPLRPRYTCPPDCGRPPIGAPIDANPRFVADGGEFSVQYPGPGSLYKATLYPDWVALEYAGGDTGTLDLWGEPAEKRTAKQVIDQMIAEYYPDATLHYEIPNAMVGYELGYGGVFDQYPQDSSGTFTRLRLVALSAIQNDYALVALAVGPYHEFTPDFGTGHPSGANLALALDMGKYVNSFRWVIGPAA